A section of the Arcobacter roscoffensis genome encodes:
- a CDS encoding putative bifunctional diguanylate cyclase/phosphodiesterase, with product MNSNNDVSISFFFDDKNIENFYINIFKKFNFQNIETFSINQESQLKKIKNELIVIDISSKKSLLKIKNFDFSKTSKVIVISAFLKKYLTLPSNIEKRLYHFFSKPLDFKIFSKVLESCVIQVNRYKFLDNKERILVDLVDKSPFKMAVYTLDEKLVYANKDYIDLKELDYLTENKNFSTLSHSDLKFKEILYNLKKISTYVYEYEYLNTFYRSFYYFIKNESFVVDICFDITKEKTRIDDLKKSALFFEKSSEGVVVTDKNANVLTINTAFAKITGFTKDEVIGKSINVLSSGIHEKSFYKNLWDNLIFHGKWQGEIWNRRKNGEVYPEWLSITQIKDPKTDEVNYMALFTDISSIKEADKKLQFYAKHDHLTGLLNKVQFENILNFSMERAKRNSSKLALMFIDLDHFKEINDTYGHNVGDLVLKTVASRISKTLRKEDVIARIGGDEFNILIDYIEDESDALEIGNKLNEAIKKDMYLENATFYLSFSIGISIYPYHGINTKDLIKNADAAMYEVKKAGRDGVMLYNSEFTKNLLKKVELQNSLKEATKNEDFEVYYQPVINLSSKKVIGAEALIRWYDSNTNAYISPEKFIPIAENHGMIYDIGRFVRKQAFEDLLIILNSYDPNFIMSINVSSKEFFQDEYIKDLLTMMKDFSIDTKNIELEITETHIMKNSDLAIKILNKLKENNINLAIDDFGSGYSSLNYLKKFPISKLKIDKSFVLDMLKVEDDRLITQTIINISKIFKVKVQAEGVESKAHEFELMQMGCDLSQGYYHARPMPINDFLNFLEGRNK from the coding sequence ATGAATTCTAATAATGATGTATCTATAAGCTTCTTTTTTGATGATAAAAACATAGAAAATTTTTATATAAATATCTTTAAAAAGTTTAATTTTCAAAATATCGAGACTTTTTCTATCAATCAAGAAAGTCAACTAAAAAAGATAAAAAATGAACTAATTGTAATAGATATAAGTTCAAAAAAAAGTCTTTTAAAAATAAAAAATTTTGATTTTTCTAAAACATCAAAAGTTATAGTTATATCAGCTTTTTTAAAAAAATACCTAACCTTGCCTTCTAATATTGAAAAAAGACTTTATCATTTTTTTTCTAAACCCTTAGATTTTAAAATATTTTCAAAGGTTTTAGAAAGTTGTGTTATCCAAGTAAATAGATATAAGTTTTTGGATAATAAAGAAAGAATATTAGTTGATTTAGTTGATAAATCCCCTTTTAAAATGGCAGTTTATACCTTAGATGAAAAACTAGTTTATGCTAATAAAGATTATATTGATTTAAAAGAGCTTGATTATTTAACTGAAAATAAAAACTTCTCAACTCTTTCTCATTCTGATCTAAAATTTAAAGAGATATTATATAACCTCAAAAAAATAAGCACTTATGTTTATGAGTATGAGTACTTAAATACTTTTTATCGTTCATTTTACTATTTTATAAAAAATGAGAGTTTTGTAGTAGATATTTGTTTTGATATTACAAAAGAAAAAACTCGAATTGATGATTTAAAGAAAAGTGCACTTTTCTTTGAAAAAAGTAGTGAAGGTGTTGTTGTAACAGATAAAAATGCTAATGTACTTACAATAAATACAGCTTTTGCAAAAATTACAGGCTTCACAAAAGATGAGGTAATAGGAAAAAGTATAAATGTTTTATCTTCTGGTATACATGAAAAAAGTTTTTATAAAAACTTATGGGATAATCTAATCTTTCATGGAAAGTGGCAAGGTGAGATTTGGAATAGAAGAAAAAATGGAGAGGTTTATCCAGAGTGGCTTTCAATTACTCAAATAAAAGACCCTAAAACAGATGAAGTAAATTATATGGCTTTGTTTACAGATATTTCATCTATAAAAGAAGCAGATAAAAAACTTCAATTTTATGCTAAGCACGACCACTTAACAGGGCTTTTGAATAAAGTACAGTTTGAAAATATTCTAAATTTTAGTATGGAGCGAGCAAAACGAAATAGTTCTAAATTAGCACTAATGTTTATTGATTTAGATCACTTTAAGGAGATAAATGACACTTATGGTCATAATGTTGGAGACTTAGTTTTAAAAACAGTTGCTTCAAGAATATCAAAAACCTTAAGAAAAGAAGATGTTATAGCTAGAATTGGTGGTGATGAGTTTAATATCTTGATTGATTACATAGAAGATGAAAGTGATGCTTTAGAAATTGGAAATAAATTAAATGAAGCAATAAAAAAAGATATGTATTTAGAAAATGCAACTTTTTATCTATCTTTTTCTATAGGAATATCTATTTATCCCTACCATGGAATAAATACAAAAGATTTAATCAAAAACGCAGATGCTGCTATGTATGAAGTTAAAAAAGCAGGTAGAGATGGTGTTATGCTTTATAACTCAGAGTTTACTAAAAATTTATTAAAAAAAGTAGAACTACAAAACAGTCTAAAAGAAGCCACAAAAAATGAAGATTTTGAAGTTTATTATCAACCAGTAATAAATTTATCTTCTAAAAAAGTAATTGGTGCTGAAGCTCTCATACGATGGTATGATAGTAATACCAATGCTTATATCTCTCCTGAGAAATTTATTCCAATAGCAGAAAATCATGGGATGATTTATGATATAGGGCGTTTTGTAAGAAAACAAGCCTTTGAAGACTTATTGATTATTTTAAATAGTTATGACCCTAATTTTATTATGTCTATAAATGTATCATCAAAAGAGTTTTTCCAAGATGAATACATAAAAGATTTATTGACTATGATGAAAGATTTTTCAATTGATACAAAAAATATCGAACTTGAAATTACAGAAACTCATATTATGAAAAATAGTGATTTAGCTATAAAAATACTTAATAAACTAAAAGAAAACAACATAAACTTGGCCATAGATGATTTTGGTTCGGGGTATTCTTCTTTAAACTATTTAAAAAAGTTTCCAATTAGTAAGCTAAAGATAGACAAATCTTTTGTTTTAGATATGCTAAAAGTTGAAGATGATAGGCTTATTACTCAAACTATTATAAACATATCAAAAATATTTAAAGTAAAAGTTCAAGCTGAGGGTGTTGAGTCAAAAGCTCATGAATTTGAGTTAATGCAGATGGGCTGTGATCTCTCTCAAGGTTACTATCATGCAAGACCTATGCCAATAAATGATTTTTTAAACTTTTTAGAAGGAAGAAATAAATGA
- a CDS encoding cobalamin B12-binding domain-containing protein, which yields MKKYDLTVPLDVFNEIIRYKQEILILMNEHTLNTQDNSIKDALVHVSESEIYYLLEYHQKVFINYLYFKEESILENYLHWFYRVYLNKDLHIDFFSSIYKLWVIAYSKYLNKTMLIPVKKFYEFLDANNEEISKTAMELKIFYIDNKSDELYSFLVNAQKDKFREEILKNASTQEDFLHFFSTHVVKAMQKVGFMWEIGKISVAKEHISSSILEEICFEVINTFQKQESNNKSVLLVNAPNEFHGLGLKFISKLLENMGYKVISLGATGTPKKDILKAVEEFEPSYLVIGVSISINLYEVALIIKEVNKLNHQNSSNIEILLGGNACNDLNKPKELLKAHEYFKSVEDIVKYFD from the coding sequence ATGAAGAAATATGATTTAACAGTTCCTTTAGATGTTTTTAATGAGATAATAAGATATAAACAAGAAATATTAATACTCATGAATGAACACACTTTAAATACTCAAGATAACTCTATAAAAGATGCTTTAGTGCATGTCTCTGAGTCTGAAATATACTATCTTTTAGAATACCATCAAAAGGTTTTTATTAACTATTTGTATTTTAAAGAAGAGAGTATTTTGGAAAACTACTTGCATTGGTTTTATAGAGTTTATTTAAATAAAGATTTACATATAGATTTCTTTTCTTCTATTTATAAACTTTGGGTAATAGCATATTCAAAGTATTTAAATAAAACAATGCTTATTCCTGTAAAAAAGTTTTATGAATTTCTAGATGCAAATAATGAAGAAATTTCAAAAACAGCTATGGAGTTAAAAATATTTTACATAGATAATAAAAGTGATGAATTATATAGTTTTTTAGTAAATGCTCAAAAAGATAAATTCAGAGAAGAAATTTTAAAAAATGCTTCAACACAAGAAGATTTTTTGCACTTTTTTTCAACTCATGTAGTAAAAGCTATGCAAAAAGTTGGCTTCATGTGGGAAATAGGAAAAATAAGTGTAGCAAAAGAGCATATTTCAAGTTCAATACTAGAAGAAATATGCTTTGAAGTAATAAACACTTTTCAAAAACAAGAATCAAATAACAAATCAGTATTACTTGTAAATGCTCCTAATGAGTTCCATGGTTTAGGCTTAAAGTTTATTTCTAAGTTGCTAGAGAATATGGGGTATAAAGTCATAAGCCTAGGTGCAACAGGAACACCTAAAAAAGATATATTAAAAGCAGTAGAAGAGTTTGAACCTTCTTATTTAGTAATAGGTGTGTCAATCAGTATAAATTTATATGAAGTAGCACTTATAATAAAAGAAGTAAATAAATTAAATCACCAAAACTCTTCTAATATAGAAATACTACTTGGTGGAAATGCTTGTAATGATTTAAATAAACCAAAAGAGCTACTTAAAGCACACGAATATTTTAAAAGTGTTGAAGATATAGTAAAGTATTTTGATTAA
- a CDS encoding GspE/PulE family protein, protein MKDILSKFWKKKFKSTVRKNLPMFLNKDEKISESLLPKDKKKKTFDIKKVLEKQKNKINATFNKKTKDDKNLAEIIESMIKSKYKLIGGYGDLIADESKYSGFVKSLGYEYYPSYAQLSEKYQDTSYLLNEEKLELCTSMYIITLEDKRSKNKVLGIRDIVNLDFDILSKFYFTKIVILGEGVLSSVFGEDREIIFTSQDDVEDDDEINKYFEKMMGQAILLGASDIHIQKSTRSASLWFRIDGVKQDMGTMPITLAKTLKRRLVTMADQEDSDYESINGMINYEYGKKNIKFRLGLINSKMNFSLVMRMIGGKGVVSHDLRGLNYPQETVDILHNLTRYANGMILITGQVGSGKTHLMYALLQKLARQQQYIVTIEDPVEYVDDSFFQIDLSEYASASEEFKYGYPEAVVDILRQDSNIILIGETREPETAYQLVNASNLGQLVFSTMHTNSAPATVSRMISSLGINEGDITDNLRGIVSQRLVRKLCEYCKVPDDQGGYTNVGCDECNKTGFKDRVPIAEVVRFKLGEGGNFEDAAEYMTVEKACMAQYYEGLITKEDANAIIKGEELWFD, encoded by the coding sequence ATGAAAGATATATTAAGTAAATTTTGGAAGAAAAAATTTAAAAGCACAGTTAGAAAAAATCTACCTATGTTTTTAAATAAAGATGAGAAAATAAGTGAAAGCTTACTTCCTAAAGATAAAAAGAAAAAAACCTTTGATATAAAAAAGGTTTTAGAAAAACAGAAAAATAAGATAAACGCTACTTTTAATAAAAAAACAAAAGATGATAAAAACTTAGCAGAGATTATAGAAAGTATGATTAAATCTAAATATAAACTTATTGGTGGTTATGGAGATTTAATTGCTGATGAATCAAAATATTCAGGTTTTGTAAAAAGTTTAGGCTATGAGTATTATCCTTCCTATGCACAGTTATCAGAAAAGTATCAAGATACTTCATATTTATTAAATGAAGAGAAACTAGAACTTTGTACAAGTATGTATATTATTACCTTAGAAGATAAAAGAAGTAAAAATAAAGTATTGGGAATTAGAGATATTGTAAATCTTGATTTTGATATTTTAAGTAAGTTTTATTTTACAAAGATTGTTATTTTAGGTGAGGGTGTTTTATCTTCTGTTTTTGGTGAAGATAGAGAGATTATCTTTACTTCACAAGATGATGTTGAAGATGATGATGAAATTAATAAGTATTTTGAAAAAATGATGGGTCAAGCTATTTTATTAGGTGCTTCTGATATCCATATTCAAAAAAGTACAAGATCAGCTTCTTTATGGTTTAGAATTGATGGTGTAAAGCAAGATATGGGAACTATGCCAATTACTTTAGCTAAAACTTTAAAAAGAAGACTTGTAACTATGGCTGATCAAGAAGATTCAGATTATGAATCTATTAATGGTATGATAAACTATGAGTATGGAAAGAAAAACATCAAGTTTAGACTAGGACTTATCAACTCAAAAATGAACTTTTCATTAGTTATGAGAATGATTGGTGGTAAGGGTGTTGTATCTCATGATTTAAGAGGACTTAATTATCCTCAAGAAACAGTAGATATTTTACATAATTTAACTAGATACGCAAATGGTATGATTCTAATTACAGGACAAGTTGGTTCTGGTAAAACACATTTAATGTATGCACTTTTACAAAAACTTGCACGACAACAACAATATATTGTAACTATCGAAGACCCTGTTGAGTATGTTGATGACTCTTTCTTTCAAATTGATTTATCTGAGTATGCAAGTGCTAGTGAAGAGTTTAAGTATGGTTACCCTGAAGCTGTTGTAGATATTTTAAGACAGGATTCAAATATTATTCTTATTGGTGAAACAAGAGAGCCTGAAACTGCTTATCAGTTAGTAAATGCTTCAAACTTAGGACAGTTGGTGTTTTCTACTATGCATACAAACTCTGCTCCTGCAACAGTATCAAGAATGATAAGTTCACTTGGAATTAATGAAGGTGATATTACAGATAACTTAAGAGGTATTGTATCTCAAAGGTTAGTTAGAAAGCTATGTGAGTATTGTAAAGTGCCAGATGATCAGGGTGGATATACAAATGTTGGATGTGATGAGTGTAATAAGACAGGATTTAAAGATAGGGTTCCTATTGCTGAGGTTGTTAGATTTAAATTAGGTGAGGGTGGAAACTTTGAAGATGCTGCTGAGTATATGACAGTTGAAAAAGCTTGTATGGCTCAATATTATGAAGGCCTTATTACAAAAGAAGATGCAAATGCTATTATTAAAGGAGAAGAGTTATGGTTCGACTAG